A genomic window from Micromonospora sp. WMMA1947 includes:
- a CDS encoding MFS transporter, protein MRTVLRRPDFRLLFAALVASMAAESVLLLALAVWVKDLTGSDSMAGATIFAVIAPMVLAPLVGWVVDRYRRRPFFIAANLVAAVLLGPLLTVRDRSDVWVIYVVAAFYGLSYITLTAVLNGLIRHLVPAELLADANGLLQTVRQGLRLIGPLAGAGVYAAVGGWLLVLLAMTGFLTAAAVVVRLRVEERTPSRPGRRGPSELGAGLRHLTREPALRRALLGYGLGSLVMGFTESLIFAYVDLGLHRDAAFVGVLVMVQGVGGLVGGLLSAAVVRRFGEVGALAAGVTFFGPAALALAYPRLWLGVMALLLAGLSLPLTMVGLNTLIQRRTPPRLLGRVTAASEALVSGPQALSIGTGALLVGVFDYRLLFALVGAVTTAAGLYLWRGRGLTTPVAAPVRIPAPRKPADDGVFSRGGS, encoded by the coding sequence ATGCGCACCGTCCTGCGCCGCCCCGACTTCCGTCTCCTGTTCGCCGCGCTCGTCGCGAGCATGGCGGCGGAGTCGGTCCTGCTGCTCGCCCTGGCCGTCTGGGTCAAGGATCTGACCGGTTCGGACAGCATGGCCGGGGCGACGATCTTCGCGGTCATCGCGCCGATGGTGCTCGCCCCACTCGTCGGCTGGGTGGTCGACCGCTACCGCAGGCGACCCTTCTTCATCGCCGCCAACCTGGTCGCGGCGGTGCTGCTCGGCCCGCTGCTCACCGTCCGGGACCGGTCCGACGTCTGGGTGATCTACGTGGTCGCCGCGTTCTATGGGCTGTCGTACATCACCCTCACCGCCGTACTCAACGGACTGATCCGGCATCTGGTTCCGGCCGAGCTGCTGGCCGACGCGAACGGGCTGCTCCAGACCGTCCGGCAGGGCCTGCGGCTGATCGGGCCGCTGGCCGGGGCGGGCGTCTACGCCGCCGTGGGCGGCTGGCTGCTGGTGCTGCTGGCCATGACCGGTTTCCTGACCGCGGCGGCGGTGGTCGTGCGACTGCGCGTGGAGGAGCGCACACCGTCGCGCCCGGGTCGTCGCGGGCCGTCCGAACTGGGCGCGGGGCTGCGCCACCTGACCAGGGAGCCGGCGCTGCGCCGGGCGCTGCTCGGGTACGGACTCGGTTCGCTGGTGATGGGCTTCACCGAATCGCTGATCTTCGCGTACGTCGATCTGGGCCTGCACCGCGACGCCGCGTTCGTCGGCGTGCTGGTCATGGTGCAGGGCGTCGGCGGGCTGGTCGGCGGCCTGTTGTCGGCCGCCGTGGTCCGCCGGTTCGGCGAGGTCGGCGCGCTCGCCGCGGGCGTGACGTTCTTCGGACCGGCCGCGCTGGCGCTGGCGTACCCCCGGTTGTGGCTCGGGGTGATGGCGCTGCTGCTGGCCGGCTTGTCGCTGCCGCTGACCATGGTGGGGTTGAACACGCTGATCCAGCGGCGGACGCCGCCGCGGCTGCTGGGCCGGGTCACCGCCGCGTCCGAGGCGCTGGTCAGCGGGCCGCAGGCGCTCTCCATCGGCACCGGCGCGCTGCTCGTCGGCGTGTTCGACTACCGGCTGCTGTTCGCCCTGGTGGGGGCCGTCACCACGGCGGCCGGCCTCTACCTGTGGCGGGGCCGCGGGCTGACCACGCCGGTCGCGGCGCCGGTCCGGATCCCGGCGCCCCGGAAACCGGCCGACGACGGGGTGTTCAGCCGCGGCGGGTCCTGA
- a CDS encoding mycoredoxin — protein sequence MLTMYSTPWCGYCHRLKSQLDREGIAYEVVDIEQDPTAADFVMSVNGGNQTVPTLRFADGSALTNPSITQVKQHLAALPG from the coding sequence ATGCTGACGATGTATTCCACCCCGTGGTGCGGCTACTGCCACCGGCTGAAGTCGCAGCTCGACCGGGAAGGCATCGCGTACGAGGTGGTCGACATCGAGCAGGACCCGACGGCCGCGGACTTCGTGATGAGCGTCAACGGCGGCAACCAGACCGTCCCGACGCTGCGCTTCGCCGACGGCAGCGCCCTGACCAACCCCTCGATCACCCAGGTCAAGCAGCACCTCGCGGCGCTGCCCGGCTGA
- a CDS encoding ATP-dependent DNA helicase UvrD2, translating into MGVHSAAERVLAGLDPEQRSAVTAPAGPVCILAGAGTGKTRAVTSRIAYRALTGDIAGRHVLAVTFTARAAAEMRSRLGTLGVQGVQARTFHAAALRQVRYFAPRLLAGRAMPELLDSKVRVVTLAAAKVGLRADRAAARDLSAEIEWAKSSLVEPGEYVVAAAKALRETPYEPARVADVFDAYERLKRGNGVIDFEDMLRAAVWGIEEHPDVAEQVRNQYRHFVVDEYQDVNPLQQRLLEAWLGGRDDLTVVGDASQTIYSFTGATSSYLVDFPRLHRGATVVRLVRDYRSTPQVVGLANAVISQARGAEARLRLELHGQRRPGPEPDLRIFTDEPAEANAVAARCRALVAGGTPAREIAVLFRTNAQSEAYEKALSEAGVPYVLQGAERFFERPEVRQAMIALRAATRSADAGTPLQAAVVEALTAVGWAPDAPPPGGAARERWEALAALVQLAEEYAAQAEEEPGLTGFTEELARRAAQQHVPTVEGVTLASLHSAKGLEWDAVFLVGLAEGTLPTTYAKTMEQVEEERRLLYVGITRAREWLWLSYATARSPGGRARRPSRFLPQLDRSGGGERAGGTGPARRAERRRPQVVSCRICGATLLAGADRKLGRCPTCPSDIDEELYERLREWRQRIAGAQKVPAYVVFTDATLTALAERKPGRTEELVAIAGIGPRKVGLYGDTVLALVAGATVDDVCPQKTSEN; encoded by the coding sequence GTGGGCGTTCACTCAGCGGCGGAACGGGTGCTGGCCGGGCTGGATCCGGAGCAGCGGTCCGCGGTGACCGCCCCGGCCGGCCCGGTCTGCATCCTGGCCGGCGCCGGCACCGGCAAGACCCGGGCGGTGACCTCGCGGATCGCGTACCGGGCGTTGACCGGCGACATCGCCGGCCGGCATGTGCTGGCGGTCACGTTCACCGCCCGCGCCGCCGCCGAGATGCGCAGCCGGCTCGGCACGCTGGGGGTGCAGGGTGTGCAGGCGCGCACGTTCCACGCCGCGGCGCTGCGCCAGGTCCGCTACTTCGCGCCCCGGCTGCTGGCCGGGCGGGCCATGCCGGAGCTGCTGGACAGCAAGGTGCGGGTGGTCACGCTGGCCGCCGCCAAGGTCGGCCTGCGCGCCGACCGGGCCGCCGCGCGGGACTTGTCCGCCGAGATCGAGTGGGCCAAGTCGTCGCTGGTCGAGCCCGGGGAGTACGTGGTCGCCGCGGCCAAGGCGCTGCGCGAGACGCCGTACGAGCCGGCCCGGGTGGCGGACGTGTTCGACGCGTACGAGCGGCTCAAGCGCGGCAACGGGGTGATCGACTTCGAGGACATGCTGCGCGCCGCCGTCTGGGGCATCGAGGAGCACCCGGACGTCGCCGAGCAGGTGCGCAACCAGTACCGGCACTTCGTGGTCGACGAGTACCAGGACGTCAACCCGCTCCAGCAGCGGCTGCTGGAGGCGTGGCTGGGCGGCCGGGACGACCTCACAGTGGTCGGCGACGCCAGCCAGACGATCTACTCGTTCACCGGTGCCACCTCGTCGTACCTGGTCGACTTCCCCCGGCTGCACCGCGGCGCGACAGTGGTCCGGCTGGTCCGCGACTACCGCTCCACCCCGCAGGTCGTCGGCCTGGCAAACGCGGTGATCTCGCAGGCCCGGGGCGCCGAGGCGCGGCTGCGGCTGGAGCTGCACGGCCAGCGCCGGCCCGGCCCGGAGCCGGACCTGCGGATCTTCACCGACGAGCCGGCCGAGGCGAACGCGGTCGCGGCGCGCTGCCGGGCACTCGTGGCGGGCGGCACGCCGGCCCGGGAGATCGCGGTGCTGTTCCGCACCAACGCGCAGTCCGAGGCGTACGAGAAGGCGCTCTCCGAGGCCGGGGTGCCGTACGTGCTCCAGGGCGCGGAGCGGTTCTTCGAACGGCCCGAGGTGCGCCAGGCGATGATCGCGCTGCGTGCCGCCACCCGGTCGGCCGACGCCGGGACCCCGCTGCAGGCCGCCGTGGTCGAGGCGCTCACCGCCGTCGGCTGGGCCCCCGACGCACCCCCGCCCGGCGGCGCCGCGCGCGAGCGGTGGGAGGCGCTCGCCGCGCTGGTCCAGCTCGCCGAGGAGTACGCGGCGCAGGCCGAGGAGGAGCCCGGCCTGACCGGGTTCACCGAGGAACTCGCCCGGCGGGCCGCCCAGCAGCACGTGCCCACAGTCGAGGGCGTCACGCTCGCGTCGCTGCACTCGGCGAAAGGACTGGAGTGGGACGCCGTGTTCCTGGTCGGGCTGGCCGAGGGCACACTGCCGACCACGTACGCGAAGACCATGGAGCAGGTCGAGGAGGAACGGCGACTGCTCTACGTCGGGATCACCCGGGCCCGGGAGTGGCTCTGGCTGTCGTACGCCACGGCACGCTCGCCGGGTGGCCGGGCCCGACGGCCGTCGCGGTTCCTGCCGCAGCTCGACCGGTCCGGCGGTGGTGAGCGGGCCGGCGGCACCGGCCCGGCGCGGCGGGCCGAGCGGCGGCGGCCGCAGGTGGTCTCCTGCCGGATCTGCGGCGCCACGCTGCTCGCCGGCGCGGACCGCAAACTGGGCCGCTGCCCGACCTGCCCGTCGGACATCGACGAGGAGCTGTACGAGCGGCTGCGCGAGTGGCGGCAGCGGATCGCGGGCGCGCAGAAGGTACCGGCGTACGTGGTCTTCACCGACGCCACGCTCACCGCACTGGCCGAACGGAAGCCCGGCCGCACCGAGGAACTGGTGGCGATCGCCGGGATCGGGCCCCGAAAAGTCGGTCTTTACGGAGATACGGTGCTCGCCCTGGTGGCCGGCGCCACCGTGGACGACGTCTGCCCACAGAAAACTTCTGAAAACTAG
- a CDS encoding WhiB family transcriptional regulator: protein MSLALAPLDVSVEVEANLPCRKFDPDLWFSDSPAELELAKSLCGDCPLRVECLAGAVERAEPWGVWGGEIFERGAVVPRKRPRGRPRKEDLARDAQLRVEAEARLAASGLSESRSSVRLAA, encoded by the coding sequence ATGAGTCTGGCGTTGGCCCCACTCGACGTGAGCGTCGAGGTGGAGGCGAACCTGCCCTGCCGGAAGTTCGACCCCGACCTGTGGTTCTCCGACTCGCCCGCCGAGCTGGAGCTGGCCAAGTCGCTCTGCGGGGACTGCCCGCTGCGCGTCGAGTGCCTCGCCGGTGCGGTCGAGCGAGCCGAGCCCTGGGGCGTCTGGGGCGGCGAGATCTTCGAGCGTGGCGCGGTCGTCCCGCGCAAGCGGCCCCGTGGCCGTCCGCGCAAGGAGGACCTCGCCCGTGACGCGCAGCTCCGGGTCGAGGCGGAGGCGCGACTGGCGGCCAGCGGGCTGTCCGAGTCGCGGAGCTCCGTCCGGCTGGCAGCCTGA
- a CDS encoding AarF/ABC1/UbiB kinase family protein: protein MTDIPRRAVSRTAKLAALPLGFAGRTVLGMGKRVTGLASDVISAEIQQRTAEQLFSVLGQLKGGAMKFGQALSVFEAALPEEVAAPYRQALTKLQEAAPPLPAATVHKVLAEQLGPDWRDRFVEFDDTPAAAASIGQVHRAVWRDPGYEAAGGPRHRDVAVKIQYPGAGDALLADLKQLSRLGGMFRAIQPGLDVKPLLAELRERITEELDYELEAESQRAFAAAYADDPDIFIPEVLDAAPRVLITEWVEGIPLSQIIREGTEEQRDEAGRLMAELHLSAPERAGLLHADPHPGNFRLLPDGRLGVIDFGAVARMPQGTPEPIGRIAALALRGDADAVVEGLRAEGFVSRTESIDAPAVLDFLRPMLEPIAADEFRFTRAWLRGEATRLASPRSPAYQLSRQLNLPPSYLMIHRVTLGSIGVLCQLEAKASYRSILERWLPGFAPVA, encoded by the coding sequence GTGACCGACATCCCGCGCCGGGCCGTGTCCCGCACCGCCAAACTCGCCGCTCTGCCGCTCGGGTTCGCCGGTCGAACCGTTCTCGGCATGGGCAAGAGGGTGACCGGCCTCGCGTCCGACGTCATCTCCGCCGAGATCCAGCAGCGCACCGCCGAGCAGCTGTTCAGCGTGCTCGGGCAGCTCAAGGGCGGGGCGATGAAGTTCGGCCAGGCCCTGTCGGTGTTCGAGGCGGCGTTGCCCGAGGAGGTGGCCGCGCCCTACCGGCAGGCGCTCACGAAGCTCCAGGAGGCCGCGCCGCCGCTGCCGGCGGCGACGGTGCACAAGGTGCTCGCCGAGCAGCTCGGCCCGGACTGGCGCGACCGGTTCGTCGAGTTCGACGACACCCCGGCCGCCGCGGCAAGCATCGGCCAGGTGCACCGGGCGGTGTGGCGCGATCCGGGGTACGAAGCGGCGGGCGGCCCCCGGCACCGGGACGTGGCCGTGAAGATCCAGTACCCGGGTGCCGGTGACGCGCTGCTCGCCGACCTCAAGCAGCTCTCCCGGCTCGGTGGCATGTTCCGGGCCATCCAGCCGGGGCTGGACGTGAAGCCGCTCCTGGCCGAGCTGCGTGAGCGCATCACCGAGGAGCTGGACTACGAACTGGAGGCGGAGTCGCAGCGGGCGTTCGCCGCCGCGTACGCCGACGACCCGGACATCTTCATCCCGGAGGTGCTCGACGCCGCGCCGCGGGTGCTGATCACCGAGTGGGTGGAGGGTATCCCGCTGTCCCAGATCATCCGGGAGGGCACCGAGGAGCAGCGCGACGAGGCCGGCCGGCTGATGGCCGAGCTGCACCTGTCCGCGCCGGAGCGGGCCGGGCTGCTGCACGCCGACCCGCACCCGGGCAACTTCCGGCTGCTCCCGGACGGCCGGCTCGGCGTGATCGACTTCGGGGCGGTGGCCCGGATGCCACAGGGCACGCCCGAGCCGATCGGCCGGATCGCGGCGCTGGCGCTGCGCGGGGACGCCGACGCGGTGGTGGAGGGGCTGCGCGCCGAGGGCTTCGTCAGCCGCACGGAGTCGATCGACGCCCCGGCGGTGCTCGACTTCCTCCGGCCGATGCTGGAACCGATCGCGGCGGACGAGTTCCGCTTCACCCGGGCCTGGCTGCGCGGCGAGGCGACCCGGCTGGCCAGCCCTCGCTCCCCCGCCTACCAGCTCAGCCGGCAGCTCAACCTGCCCCCGTCGTACCTGATGATCCACCGGGTGACGCTGGGGTCGATCGGGGTGCTCTGCCAGTTGGAGGCGAAGGCGTCCTACCGGTCGATCCTGGAACGCTGGCTGCCCGGCTTCGCGCCGGTGGCCTGA
- a CDS encoding TOMM precursor leader peptide-binding protein produces the protein MTDPTPLVRPVLLPGLTRLWRDRHTLQLGEAPGRAVLLEMSSPGTARLLDLLDGTRSERAVLAEARAARVPPDEARALYDTLRNAGLVVPAQALLPRDLAGATRARLAAEAAALALASPDLPGTPARLLRRRRDARVLVTGTGRLGAAVAVALAQAGVGHVVPDLAGPVGAGDLVGTGLTAAELGRPLAPAVRAVLARCAPGTVTVPLRAARPDLVVQLGVDRPAELLATGYARRRRPHLLLDLRGGVPVVGPLVRPPVGPCLRCLDLHRGDRDPDWPALAAQLAADRGERACAAATRLAATAFATAEVLAHLDGAQPETLGGAVEIRGPGRVRHRRWPPHPSCGCCGRRPIRSAPGRYPPHGSSGGPASVTMAG, from the coding sequence GTGACCGACCCGACACCGCTCGTCCGTCCCGTGCTCCTGCCCGGCCTGACCCGTCTCTGGCGCGACCGGCACACGCTCCAGCTCGGCGAGGCACCCGGCCGCGCGGTGCTGCTGGAGATGTCCTCGCCGGGGACGGCCCGCCTGCTCGACCTGCTCGACGGCACCCGCAGCGAGCGCGCCGTGCTGGCCGAGGCGCGTGCCGCCCGGGTCCCGCCCGACGAGGCACGCGCCCTCTACGACACGCTCCGGAACGCCGGGCTGGTGGTGCCGGCGCAGGCACTGCTCCCCCGCGACCTCGCCGGTGCGACCCGGGCCCGGCTGGCCGCCGAGGCCGCCGCGCTGGCGCTCGCCTCACCCGACCTGCCCGGCACACCGGCCCGGCTGCTGCGCCGCCGCCGTGACGCCCGGGTGCTGGTCACCGGCACCGGACGGCTCGGCGCGGCGGTCGCCGTCGCGCTGGCCCAGGCGGGCGTCGGGCACGTCGTACCCGATCTGGCCGGCCCGGTCGGTGCCGGTGACCTGGTCGGGACCGGCCTGACCGCCGCGGAGCTGGGCCGGCCCCTGGCCCCGGCGGTACGCGCGGTGCTGGCGCGGTGTGCACCCGGCACGGTCACCGTCCCGTTGCGGGCGGCCCGGCCGGATCTGGTGGTGCAGCTCGGCGTCGACCGTCCGGCCGAACTGCTCGCCACCGGGTACGCCCGCCGACGCCGGCCCCACCTGCTGCTCGACCTGCGGGGCGGCGTACCGGTGGTCGGTCCGCTGGTCCGCCCGCCCGTCGGCCCCTGCCTGCGCTGCCTCGACCTGCACCGCGGCGACCGGGATCCGGACTGGCCCGCGCTCGCCGCCCAGCTCGCCGCCGACCGGGGCGAGCGGGCCTGCGCCGCCGCCACGCGGCTCGCCGCGACGGCCTTCGCGACGGCCGAGGTGCTGGCCCACCTCGACGGCGCCCAGCCGGAGACGCTCGGCGGCGCGGTGGAGATCCGCGGGCCGGGCCGTGTCCGTCACCGACGGTGGCCGCCGCACCCCTCCTGCGGTTGCTGCGGGCGTCGCCCGATCCGGTCGGCCCCCGGCCGCTACCCGCCGCACGGCAGCAGCGGAGGCCCCGCGTCGGTAACAATGGCCGGGTGA
- a CDS encoding DUF5679 domain-containing protein, producing the protein MADQAQTYNGYCVKCKEKRDFEGHVEVSKTGMNMAKGKCPVCGTTVNRILGKAKV; encoded by the coding sequence GTGGCCGACCAGGCCCAGACCTACAACGGTTACTGCGTGAAGTGCAAGGAGAAGCGGGACTTCGAGGGGCACGTGGAGGTCTCGAAGACCGGCATGAACATGGCAAAGGGCAAGTGCCCGGTGTGCGGCACAACAGTGAACCGCATCCTGGGCAAGGCCAAGGTCTGA
- a CDS encoding M48 family metallopeptidase: MAVTRKPVVEVRRSQRRRRTVSAYRDGERVVVLIPDQFSRAEESEWVDRMLARLAAREGRLARSDAELLARATRLIDLYLTEHGSAAAPASVRWVTNQNGRWGSCTPADRTIRISHRVQDMPDWVIDYVLLHELAHLIVPSHNAEFWALVARYPRSERARGYLEGVAATAAIP, from the coding sequence ATGGCCGTGACGCGGAAGCCCGTCGTCGAGGTGCGGCGCAGCCAGCGTCGGCGGCGCACGGTGTCCGCGTACCGGGACGGTGAGCGCGTCGTCGTGCTGATCCCCGACCAGTTCTCCCGGGCCGAGGAGAGCGAGTGGGTCGACCGGATGCTCGCCCGGCTCGCCGCCCGCGAGGGGCGGCTGGCCCGCTCGGACGCCGAACTGCTCGCGCGCGCCACCCGCCTGATCGACCTCTACCTGACCGAGCACGGGTCGGCCGCCGCGCCGGCGAGCGTCCGCTGGGTGACCAACCAGAACGGCCGCTGGGGCTCCTGCACGCCCGCCGACCGCACCATCCGGATCTCACACCGGGTCCAGGACATGCCCGACTGGGTGATCGACTACGTGCTGCTGCACGAGCTGGCGCATCTCATCGTGCCCAGCCACAACGCCGAGTTCTGGGCGCTGGTCGCCCGATACCCGAGGTCGGAACGTGCCCGCGGCTATCTGGAGGGCGTCGCCGCCACCGCCGCGATCCCCTGA
- a CDS encoding zinc-dependent metalloprotease — MPDIPFGFALPGGQPPDPNDPAAMQQFMSQLQHLLSAPGSGPVNWDLARQVAASQLAAAGDPAVSPFERNAVEEALRIADLWLEPATSWPSGIRTSVAWNRNEWIFKTLDVWRKLCDPVASRMVGAMGDLVPPEARAQLGPMQSMVATLGGALFGGQLGQALGSLAAEVLSAGDIGLPLGPAGTAALVPANIKAYGEGLELPEDEVRLYVALREAAHQRLFQHVPWLRGHVLTAVENYAAGIRVNREAIEEAMGRVDPTDPESMQAIALEGIFTPEDTPAQKASLARLETVLALVEGWVCHVVDSAAGDRLPNVVRLGEAFRRRRAAGGPAEQTFAALVGLELRPRRLREATVLWEALTEHRGIAGRDAVWGHPDLLPSDDDFAAPEAFAATSTDLDDELANFDFSAPGAPEEKSPGEDDDKR; from the coding sequence GTGCCTGATATTCCGTTCGGTTTCGCGCTCCCGGGTGGTCAACCACCGGACCCCAACGATCCCGCGGCGATGCAGCAGTTCATGTCGCAGTTGCAGCACCTGCTCTCGGCGCCGGGCAGCGGGCCGGTCAACTGGGACCTGGCCCGGCAGGTAGCCGCCAGCCAGCTCGCCGCCGCCGGCGACCCGGCGGTGTCGCCGTTCGAACGCAACGCGGTCGAGGAGGCGCTGCGCATCGCCGACCTCTGGCTGGAGCCGGCGACCTCGTGGCCCTCCGGCATCCGCACCTCGGTCGCCTGGAACCGCAACGAGTGGATCTTCAAGACGCTCGACGTGTGGCGCAAGCTCTGCGACCCGGTGGCCAGCCGGATGGTCGGCGCGATGGGCGACCTGGTGCCGCCGGAGGCGCGCGCCCAGCTCGGCCCGATGCAGTCGATGGTCGCCACGCTGGGCGGCGCCCTCTTCGGCGGCCAGCTCGGCCAGGCGCTCGGCTCGCTCGCCGCCGAGGTGCTCTCCGCCGGTGACATCGGCCTGCCGCTCGGCCCCGCCGGCACCGCCGCGCTCGTCCCCGCCAACATCAAGGCGTACGGCGAGGGCCTGGAGCTGCCCGAGGACGAGGTACGCCTCTACGTGGCCCTGCGCGAGGCCGCCCATCAGCGGTTGTTCCAGCACGTGCCGTGGCTGCGCGGGCACGTGCTGACGGCGGTGGAGAACTACGCCGCGGGCATCCGGGTCAACCGGGAGGCGATCGAGGAGGCGATGGGCCGGGTCGACCCGACCGACCCGGAGTCGATGCAGGCGATCGCGCTGGAGGGCATCTTCACGCCCGAGGACACGCCCGCGCAGAAGGCGTCGCTGGCCCGGCTGGAGACCGTCCTCGCCCTGGTCGAGGGCTGGGTCTGCCACGTCGTCGACAGCGCCGCAGGTGACCGCCTCCCCAACGTGGTACGCCTCGGCGAGGCGTTCCGCCGCCGCCGCGCTGCGGGTGGCCCGGCCGAGCAGACGTTCGCCGCGCTGGTCGGCCTCGAACTGCGGCCCCGCCGACTGCGCGAGGCGACGGTGCTGTGGGAGGCGCTGACCGAGCACCGGGGCATCGCCGGCCGGGACGCGGTCTGGGGCCACCCCGACCTGCTGCCCTCCGACGACGACTTCGCCGCGCCGGAGGCGTTCGCCGCGACGAGCACCGATCTCGACGACGAGCTGGCGAACTTCGACTTCTCCGCCCCGGGCGCCCCCGAGGAGAAGTCCCCCGGCGAGGACGACGACAAGCGCTGA
- a CDS encoding PDZ domain-containing protein — MRRRGVTVLLGALLTALLSVGVLSVPLPYVVLGPGPTVNTLGSEDGKEVIQVTGRATSTSAGQLRLTTVGVQPTVRLRSALAGWFSSDEAVVPRELVYPPGESQEEVEKRNAEDFQNSQTSAETAALRELGYPIKVLVKAVTAGGPSAGVLRPDDVLTSVDGVQVTSAAKLTELIRAKPAGTALTIGYTRGETPGTATVTSREQDGRPRIGVEIDQQQPHPFTLKIDLGDIGGPSAGLMFSLGIIDKLEPADLTGGKIIAGTGTIDDEGRVGPIGGIAQKLVGAKDAGAKAFLVPADNCAEAVRNPQPGLPLLKVATLGEALKALETLRAGGQPTRC, encoded by the coding sequence ATGAGACGTCGCGGCGTGACCGTCCTTCTCGGTGCCCTGCTCACCGCCCTGCTCAGCGTCGGCGTGCTGAGCGTGCCGCTGCCGTACGTGGTGCTCGGCCCCGGTCCGACGGTGAACACGCTGGGCAGTGAGGACGGCAAGGAGGTCATCCAGGTGACCGGCCGCGCGACGTCCACCTCCGCCGGTCAGCTCCGTCTCACCACAGTCGGTGTGCAGCCGACAGTGCGGCTGCGTTCGGCGCTGGCCGGGTGGTTCTCCTCGGACGAGGCGGTGGTGCCGCGGGAGCTGGTCTACCCGCCGGGGGAGTCGCAGGAGGAGGTCGAGAAGCGCAACGCGGAGGACTTCCAGAACTCGCAGACCAGCGCCGAGACGGCGGCGCTGCGTGAGCTGGGCTACCCGATCAAGGTCCTGGTCAAGGCGGTCACGGCGGGTGGCCCGTCGGCTGGCGTGCTACGGCCCGACGACGTGCTCACCTCGGTGGACGGGGTCCAGGTGACGAGCGCCGCCAAGCTCACCGAGCTGATCCGCGCGAAGCCGGCGGGCACCGCGCTGACGATCGGCTACACCCGTGGTGAGACCCCTGGTACGGCCACGGTGACCAGCCGCGAGCAGGACGGCCGGCCGCGCATCGGGGTGGAGATCGACCAGCAGCAGCCGCACCCGTTCACCCTGAAGATCGACCTGGGTGACATCGGCGGGCCGAGCGCCGGGCTGATGTTCTCGCTCGGCATCATCGACAAGCTGGAGCCGGCCGACCTGACCGGCGGCAAGATCATCGCCGGTACCGGCACCATCGACGACGAGGGTCGCGTCGGCCCGATCGGCGGCATCGCGCAGAAGCTGGTCGGCGCCAAGGACGCGGGCGCGAAGGCGTTCCTGGTGCCGGCCGACAACTGCGCCGAGGCGGTCCGCAACCCGCAGCCGGGCCTGCCGCTGCTGAAGGTCGCCACGCTGGGTGAGGCATTGAAGGCACTCGAGACGCTGCGCGCCGGGGGACAGCCGACGCGCTGCTGA